From the Bremerella alba genome, one window contains:
- the map gene encoding type I methionyl aminopeptidase has protein sequence MTVEGQHDVDGVLRIGQVVARVRDAMLRVVEPGMATAELDDFAAEMLARYGAISAPKITYDFPGTTCISINEEAAHGIPGERIICGGDIVNVDVSAELDGYFADTAGTVVVPPISSLKDRLCRAAKIALDHAIMEAKAGSPINHIGKAIERTAKSHGFKTVKNLGGHGVGRSLHEEPEGIVGYYNQIDTRRLQLGQVIAIEPFLSTRSSYLNEAEDGWTLIGHPENLTAQFEHTIIVTQGSPIVATLSTSSLY, from the coding sequence ATGACGGTAGAAGGCCAGCACGATGTCGATGGGGTTCTTCGTATTGGTCAAGTCGTTGCCCGCGTTCGGGATGCCATGCTGAGAGTTGTCGAACCTGGAATGGCAACGGCTGAACTGGACGACTTCGCGGCAGAGATGCTAGCGAGATACGGAGCGATATCAGCCCCTAAGATCACCTACGACTTCCCTGGCACTACCTGCATCAGCATTAACGAAGAAGCGGCTCACGGGATTCCCGGTGAGCGGATCATTTGCGGCGGTGATATCGTCAATGTGGACGTCTCCGCAGAACTGGACGGTTACTTTGCAGATACGGCCGGTACGGTGGTGGTCCCCCCAATTTCCAGCTTAAAAGATCGGTTGTGTCGGGCGGCCAAGATTGCGTTAGATCACGCAATTATGGAAGCCAAAGCAGGCTCCCCTATCAACCACATCGGGAAGGCGATTGAACGTACGGCGAAGTCGCACGGGTTCAAAACAGTCAAGAATCTCGGAGGCCACGGCGTCGGGAGAAGCCTGCATGAAGAGCCGGAAGGGATCGTCGGATACTATAACCAAATCGATACTCGACGCCTTCAACTGGGCCAAGTGATCGCTATCGAACCGTTTCTTTCGACTCGAAGTTCTTACTTGAATGAGGCGGAAGATGGCTGGACACTTATCGGGCACCCTGAAAACCTCACGGCCCAATTCGAGCACACAATCATTGTGACTCAAGGTTCCCCAATCGTCGCCACGCTGTCGACATCTAGCCTCTATTAG
- a CDS encoding ParB/RepB/Spo0J family partition protein: MTRQKRLGRGLAALLGDPTDETAEVELQEEATETVPFRPRLAESDFTEEASQKKDSSRIALDQIDRNPFQPRHHFDDAEITSLAESLKEHDILQPIVVRQVGDRFQLISGERRLRAAGIAGWDSIPALVREADDRLVAELAIVENLQRQDLNPLEKAISFQRYLEQHDATQSELADRIKVDRSTIANLVRLLDLPDAVKSSIHAGELSQGHARALLPLGEEEIQNEFAKRIAKDGWSVRATEQAVQDFLNGEEPAIATTPAKKGSRTKSQQVVSLEEDLRMALGTKVDIKQATKGGKIVIHFKNADEFDRLNEYLLADTEEDRRAA, from the coding sequence GTGACTAGACAAAAGCGATTGGGACGTGGTCTGGCCGCTCTGTTGGGAGACCCAACCGATGAAACAGCGGAAGTAGAATTGCAAGAAGAAGCCACCGAGACGGTTCCATTCCGTCCTCGCTTGGCCGAGTCGGACTTCACTGAGGAAGCCTCACAAAAGAAAGACTCTTCGCGGATCGCGCTCGACCAGATCGACCGCAACCCGTTTCAGCCGCGGCATCACTTCGACGACGCCGAGATCACCTCGCTGGCCGAGAGCTTGAAGGAGCATGATATCCTTCAACCGATCGTTGTACGTCAGGTCGGGGATCGCTTCCAACTGATCAGCGGTGAGCGTCGTTTGCGTGCGGCCGGCATCGCTGGCTGGGACTCCATTCCGGCACTGGTTCGCGAAGCGGACGATCGTCTGGTCGCCGAACTGGCCATCGTCGAAAATCTGCAGCGTCAGGATCTCAACCCACTGGAAAAGGCCATTAGTTTCCAGCGTTACCTCGAGCAGCACGACGCTACCCAAAGCGAACTTGCTGACCGGATCAAGGTCGACCGCAGCACCATCGCTAACCTGGTCCGCCTGCTGGATCTGCCTGATGCTGTAAAGTCTTCGATACACGCTGGTGAGCTTTCCCAAGGGCATGCCCGGGCACTCTTGCCACTAGGCGAAGAAGAGATCCAAAACGAATTCGCCAAGCGGATTGCCAAGGATGGCTGGAGCGTCCGTGCGACTGAGCAAGCCGTGCAAGACTTCCTCAACGGGGAAGAACCAGCCATCGCGACAACTCCGGCCAAGAAGGGCTCGCGGACGAAGTCGCAACAGGTCGTTTCACTCGAAGAAGACCTGCGTATGGCCTTGGGTACCAAGGTCGACATCAAGCAGGCGACCAAGGGAGGCAAAATTGTCATCCACTTTAAAAACGCGGATGAATTCGATCGGTTAAACGAGTACTTGCTCGCCGACACCGAAGAAGACCGCCGGGCTGCTTAG
- a CDS encoding ParA family protein, producing the protein MARILCIANQKGGVGKTTTAINLAAGLAMAEMRTLLVDLDPQCNATTGVGQKPTERHPLVSDQALGESILETKIENLFLVPGSRSFEDVERLAGGEKTTSAVLTNHLESGMNQFDYVLIDCPPSVGAITQTALAASTEVLMPIQAEYFAMEGLTQMIKVIRDVMRRPPGKLEFGGIVLTMYDPTLELTHEVEQEVRDFFGDIVFDTVVPRDHWVSEAPSFGQSVITHAPRSRGARAHMELCMEVLDRD; encoded by the coding sequence ATGGCTCGCATCCTGTGCATCGCCAACCAAAAGGGAGGCGTCGGTAAGACCACCACGGCCATCAACCTGGCCGCAGGGTTGGCCATGGCCGAAATGCGCACGTTGCTCGTCGACCTCGACCCCCAATGCAATGCGACCACCGGCGTCGGGCAGAAGCCGACCGAGCGTCATCCACTGGTTTCAGATCAGGCTTTAGGCGAGTCGATTCTGGAAACCAAGATAGAGAACCTCTTCCTGGTTCCCGGCAGCCGCAGCTTCGAGGACGTGGAACGTTTGGCCGGAGGCGAGAAGACGACGTCGGCCGTCCTGACCAATCATCTCGAGTCCGGCATGAATCAGTTCGACTATGTCCTGATCGACTGCCCCCCTTCAGTCGGCGCAATCACGCAAACCGCTTTGGCTGCCTCGACGGAAGTCCTCATGCCCATCCAGGCCGAGTACTTCGCGATGGAGGGGCTCACGCAGATGATCAAGGTGATCCGCGATGTCATGCGGCGTCCGCCTGGCAAGCTTGAGTTTGGTGGGATCGTACTGACGATGTACGACCCGACCCTAGAACTAACTCACGAGGTCGAACAAGAGGTTCGCGATTTCTTTGGCGATATCGTTTTCGATACGGTGGTCCCTCGGGATCACTGGGTTTCCGAAGCACCTAGCTTCGGTCAATCAGTAATTACCCACGCACCTCGCAGCCGCGGGGCACGTGCTCATATGGAATTGTGCATGGAGGTTTTAGATCGTGACTAG
- a CDS encoding DUF1015 family protein — protein MPDIRAIHGLRYDLGHIGALADVIAPPADKLTPEQIDELYKCHPANVVRVLTNREEPGDDENNNRFSRAKRFLTDWQRQGVLQREPDPAIYVYHQEFDWQGQRVTRRGFLAGLALEDIDQQQYEAVQVLLAESSASRLDRLRAVQADICPQVSLYADPSISVQQDLENHIATATPLVAKDGAGVIHRLWPVTDHNLIGLIREKMAHRQLHHVNPDDLAAATLYRYELSQQGELTPQHPANVALTVFFEMTEPGLEVLPSFPLAHQAPPLSSPELIEKLGVHFDCYVFGQGRHVASALWEELQTSGELGHLGIFCAADETWVSAQLTADGQLKMEGATPERDDLWRELDNNLWEWLILTELLETADANETFVRSVDHLVDALDEDTGKNVRLAALLRPITMSQYQDLQHREVGFLQTVATQPIPPCGLVIHPFS, from the coding sequence ATGCCAGACATTCGAGCCATTCACGGACTGCGTTACGACCTCGGCCATATTGGCGCATTGGCAGACGTCATTGCACCGCCAGCCGACAAGTTGACGCCAGAGCAGATCGACGAACTTTACAAATGCCATCCAGCGAATGTCGTGCGCGTTCTGACCAATCGTGAAGAGCCAGGGGATGACGAAAATAACAATCGCTTCTCCCGGGCAAAGCGTTTCCTAACCGACTGGCAGCGGCAAGGCGTTCTACAACGCGAGCCTGACCCGGCAATTTATGTCTATCACCAAGAATTCGACTGGCAGGGTCAGCGGGTGACACGAAGGGGTTTTCTGGCAGGGCTCGCCCTCGAGGATATCGACCAGCAGCAGTACGAGGCGGTTCAGGTCCTGCTTGCCGAGAGTTCGGCTTCACGGCTTGATCGACTCCGAGCAGTCCAGGCCGATATCTGTCCTCAGGTATCTCTCTATGCCGACCCTAGCATTTCGGTGCAGCAAGATCTGGAGAACCATATTGCGACGGCGACTCCATTGGTCGCTAAGGATGGGGCAGGCGTCATCCACCGTTTATGGCCAGTGACCGATCATAACCTGATTGGATTGATACGTGAGAAGATGGCCCATCGTCAACTGCATCACGTCAACCCAGACGATTTAGCCGCGGCGACCCTCTATCGTTACGAACTGTCCCAGCAGGGAGAACTGACTCCGCAGCACCCGGCCAATGTCGCTTTGACGGTGTTCTTCGAGATGACGGAACCGGGACTTGAGGTCTTGCCTAGTTTTCCGCTTGCTCACCAGGCACCTCCTCTCTCCAGCCCAGAGCTGATCGAGAAGTTGGGCGTTCACTTTGATTGCTATGTCTTCGGACAAGGTCGTCATGTCGCGTCTGCCCTCTGGGAAGAACTTCAAACCAGCGGCGAGTTGGGCCACCTTGGGATCTTTTGTGCCGCAGACGAGACCTGGGTCAGTGCCCAGCTGACGGCGGACGGCCAATTGAAGATGGAAGGAGCCACCCCGGAACGAGACGATCTCTGGCGGGAACTAGACAACAACTTATGGGAGTGGTTAATCCTGACCGAACTGCTGGAGACGGCCGATGCCAATGAAACCTTTGTCCGCTCGGTCGACCATCTTGTTGATGCCCTGGACGAAGACACGGGTAAGAACGTTCGGCTTGCCGCTCTGCTCCGCCCTATCACGATGAGCCAATACCAGGATCTGCAGCACAGAGAGGTTGGCTTCCTGCAGACGGTCGCCACCCAGCCAATTCCACCCTGCGGATTAGTGATCCATCCGTTCTCGTAG
- the ahcY gene encoding adenosylhomocysteinase → MSQVEKLPYKVKDISLAKRGRQEIKLAEIEMPGLMALREKYRDEKPLAGARIAGCLHMTIQTAVLIETLVELGAEVTWSSCNIFSTQDHAAAAMAEAGIPVYAWKGMTDEEFDWCIEQTIFFPSGEPLNLILDDGGDLTAMVHNKFPELLEGINGLSEETTTGVHRLYQMHQKGDLKTPAINVNDSVTKSKFDNLYGCRESLADGIKRATDVMVAGKIVVVAGYGDVGKGCAQSMRGFGARVIITEIDPIIALQAAMEGFEVCPMEDAADRADIFVTTTGNRDIITGEHMERMKNDAIVCNIGHFDLEIDMAWLNGRKDVSKESIKPPSQEGGPVDRYTFPDGHSILILAEGRLVNLGCATGHPSFVMSASFTNQVLAQIELWKNAEAYPLGVHVLPKSLDEEVARLHLDKLGVKMTKMSQAQADYIGVPVDGPFKPDHYRY, encoded by the coding sequence GTGTCCCAGGTCGAAAAGCTTCCGTACAAGGTCAAGGACATCTCCCTCGCGAAGCGTGGACGTCAGGAAATCAAACTGGCCGAAATCGAAATGCCCGGCTTGATGGCCCTTCGTGAGAAATACCGCGACGAGAAACCCCTCGCCGGAGCACGAATCGCTGGCTGTCTTCACATGACCATCCAGACGGCTGTGCTGATTGAAACGCTCGTCGAGCTGGGTGCCGAAGTCACCTGGAGCAGCTGTAACATTTTCTCGACTCAAGACCACGCCGCCGCCGCCATGGCCGAAGCTGGCATCCCAGTCTATGCCTGGAAAGGGATGACCGACGAAGAATTCGATTGGTGCATCGAGCAGACCATCTTCTTCCCTAGCGGCGAACCACTGAACCTGATCTTGGACGATGGTGGCGACTTGACCGCCATGGTTCATAACAAGTTCCCCGAACTGCTCGAAGGCATCAACGGCCTTTCGGAAGAAACCACCACAGGCGTCCATCGCTTGTACCAGATGCACCAAAAGGGCGACCTCAAGACGCCTGCGATCAACGTCAACGACTCGGTTACCAAGAGCAAGTTCGACAACCTCTACGGTTGCCGCGAATCGCTGGCCGACGGTATCAAGCGTGCGACCGACGTCATGGTTGCTGGCAAAATTGTTGTCGTGGCTGGTTACGGCGACGTTGGCAAAGGCTGTGCCCAGTCGATGCGTGGCTTCGGTGCTCGTGTGATCATCACCGAAATCGACCCAATCATCGCCCTGCAAGCCGCCATGGAAGGCTTTGAAGTTTGCCCCATGGAAGACGCTGCCGATCGTGCCGACATCTTTGTCACCACGACCGGCAACCGCGACATCATCACCGGCGAACACATGGAGCGGATGAAAAACGACGCGATCGTGTGCAACATCGGCCACTTCGACCTTGAAATCGATATGGCTTGGTTGAATGGTCGCAAGGACGTTTCCAAGGAATCGATCAAACCACCTTCCCAAGAAGGCGGCCCGGTTGATCGCTACACCTTCCCAGACGGCCATAGCATCTTGATTCTGGCCGAAGGCCGCTTAGTCAATCTTGGCTGTGCCACCGGTCACCCGTCGTTCGTCATGTCGGCCTCGTTCACCAACCAGGTGCTGGCCCAGATCGAACTGTGGAAGAATGCCGAAGCCTACCCACTGGGTGTTCACGTTCTGCCCAAGAGCTTGGATGAAGAAGTGGCCCGCCTGCACTTAGACAAGCTGGGCGTGAAGATGACCAAGATGAGCCAGGCCCAAGCCGACTACATCGGCGTGCCAGTCGACGGCCCGTTTAAGCCAGATCACTACCGCTATTAA
- a CDS encoding phosphoribosylanthranilate isomerase, producing MPVPDIFRIKICGLNDFENAIAVAHSGADAIGLNFFPQSKRCVEKKTAVKIANTIRGEVQIVGLFVNATQEEIEQTHDQVGFNWIQLHGDESAEFAQSVNQATGVPILAASRGSLSRWATLPNDLHPHALLMDAAVPGFFGGTGQLSNWDLAATWHTMPHLKHLVLAGGLTPLNVAEAIQAVQPTAVDVAGGVENNGRPGVKDLVKVEAFVSAARKAFAELPQE from the coding sequence ATGCCTGTCCCTGATATTTTTCGCATCAAAATCTGTGGATTGAACGATTTCGAGAACGCAATCGCCGTCGCGCATAGCGGGGCCGATGCGATCGGACTGAACTTTTTTCCTCAAAGCAAACGCTGCGTGGAAAAGAAGACCGCAGTGAAGATCGCCAACACGATCCGCGGCGAGGTGCAAATCGTTGGTCTGTTTGTGAACGCGACCCAAGAGGAGATTGAACAAACTCACGATCAAGTTGGTTTCAATTGGATCCAACTTCACGGGGACGAATCGGCCGAGTTTGCACAGTCTGTCAATCAGGCGACCGGCGTTCCCATTCTGGCTGCCAGCCGAGGTTCACTCAGTCGCTGGGCAACACTGCCCAATGACCTTCACCCTCATGCCCTACTGATGGATGCGGCAGTCCCTGGTTTCTTCGGTGGGACGGGGCAGCTTTCCAACTGGGATTTGGCTGCCACTTGGCATACGATGCCTCACCTGAAGCACCTGGTTCTAGCTGGGGGGTTAACTCCGTTGAATGTTGCTGAGGCGATACAAGCGGTTCAGCCAACTGCCGTCGATGTGGCGGGTGGGGTCGAGAATAACGGTCGGCCCGGTGTCAAGGATCTCGTCAAAGTCGAAGCGTTCGTCTCGGCTGCCCGCAAAGCGTTTGCGGAGCTTCCTCAAGAATAG
- a CDS encoding ExeA family protein — MYEDFFGLSHRPFPSVPSLVGYVETESHLEAIETLLRCVRRDEGVGTLISAPGLGKSTIALRLHEELEDEFEVVRLNSGHCGSRRALLQAIAYELDLPCRGLEEGELRIQFAEYVERLDSRRMTGIVILADEADLLPIRLLEELRLLTNFASKDRSRVSVVLLGSMSLEERLASPYLMSFNQRIGARTFLQSLSTAEVANYVRQQVQDAGARRTIFDESAIGTITQRSQGVPRLVNQICDHALLLAALGDETTLDADAIEEAWADLQRLPAPKRQIRTDSAHTTDSMIEFGSLEETKPEPLNEYPSVVRFEERSLAEEQEEFSPEAAEEPEVELAFQNATNPFDEQFEKEEVVIDRFASLGDQDVRGIRRVVSPRNSEIAAFLVGSEDNPAEVEVVQPSYSNAEGMVVSRDFSTHSTGFTDWDDRDIIVIDSKEKRVEEPQHPKMPAPRRRTYRQLFSQLRRQHA, encoded by the coding sequence ATGTACGAAGATTTTTTTGGATTGTCGCATCGCCCATTTCCCAGCGTCCCCTCCTTGGTCGGCTACGTGGAAACGGAATCTCACCTAGAAGCGATTGAAACCCTGTTGCGTTGTGTTCGCCGTGACGAAGGTGTCGGCACACTGATCTCGGCACCAGGGCTCGGCAAATCGACGATCGCTCTGCGACTGCACGAGGAACTAGAAGACGAATTCGAGGTGGTCCGTCTTAATAGTGGTCACTGCGGTTCGCGACGTGCCTTGCTTCAGGCAATCGCCTATGAGTTGGATTTGCCATGCCGTGGATTGGAAGAAGGGGAGCTGCGAATTCAGTTCGCCGAGTATGTCGAACGACTGGACAGTCGCCGAATGACAGGGATTGTCATTCTCGCCGATGAAGCAGATCTGCTGCCGATCCGCCTGTTGGAAGAGCTTCGGCTCTTAACCAATTTCGCTAGTAAAGATCGGTCGCGAGTGTCGGTTGTCTTGTTAGGGAGTATGTCGTTGGAAGAACGCCTGGCCAGTCCCTACTTGATGTCGTTCAATCAACGAATTGGTGCGCGGACGTTTCTACAATCGCTTTCCACCGCAGAAGTCGCGAACTATGTCCGTCAGCAAGTGCAAGACGCGGGAGCCAGGCGAACTATTTTCGACGAATCGGCGATCGGGACGATTACCCAGCGCAGTCAAGGCGTTCCGCGTTTGGTGAATCAAATTTGCGACCATGCTCTGCTGTTGGCAGCTCTGGGGGATGAGACGACGCTGGATGCCGACGCGATCGAAGAGGCATGGGCCGACCTGCAGCGGCTCCCAGCTCCTAAGCGACAAATTCGGACGGACAGCGCGCACACGACGGATTCGATGATCGAGTTTGGCTCGCTGGAAGAAACGAAGCCGGAACCTTTAAACGAATACCCTTCGGTCGTTCGCTTTGAAGAACGATCCCTGGCTGAAGAGCAAGAAGAGTTCTCGCCAGAGGCCGCAGAAGAGCCTGAAGTCGAACTGGCATTTCAAAATGCCACCAATCCGTTCGACGAGCAATTCGAAAAGGAAGAGGTCGTTATCGATCGATTCGCTTCGCTGGGTGACCAAGACGTTCGGGGAATTCGGCGGGTGGTTAGCCCACGCAACTCGGAAATCGCTGCGTTTCTGGTCGGCTCCGAAGATAACCCAGCCGAAGTCGAAGTGGTTCAGCCAAGCTACTCAAATGCTGAGGGTATGGTTGTGTCACGTGACTTCTCTACGCATTCCACTGGATTTACCGATTGGGACGATCGCGACATTATCGTGATCGACTCCAAGGAAAAGCGTGTGGAAGAACCACAGCATCCCAAGATGCCCGCACCGCGCCGAAGAACGTATCGTCAATTATTCTCTCAACTGCGTCGCCAACACGCATAA
- a CDS encoding SDR family oxidoreductase, whose product MAKYLVTGGAGFIGSHIVNGLLARGDEVVIYDNLSTGSRKNLPEHGNATFIEGSITDADDLAKALDGVEYVFHQAALASVPLSVERPLDTNLHCVTGTLNVLNESRKAGVKRVVYAASSSAYGDQPNLAKRESDLPAPLSPYAVAKLAGEYYCQAFYHTYGLETVGLRYFNVFGPRQDPDSPYSAVIPIFLTLLLSGKQPVVYGDGQQSRDFTYVKNIVNANLNAMAAEDVAGKVINVANGKSTSLLTLLKLLNQNLGTDVQAKHDPPRAGDVRDSMADNTLATKLLNYEIEVDFEEGLKRSIEYYRELALQRA is encoded by the coding sequence ATGGCCAAGTATCTTGTTACCGGCGGTGCCGGTTTTATCGGTTCTCACATTGTTAACGGTTTGCTTGCCCGAGGGGACGAGGTTGTAATCTACGACAATCTCAGCACGGGAAGCCGGAAGAACCTGCCCGAACATGGCAATGCAACGTTTATCGAAGGATCGATTACCGACGCTGATGACTTAGCCAAAGCGCTCGATGGTGTCGAATACGTATTTCACCAAGCGGCTCTCGCGTCGGTTCCTCTGAGTGTCGAGCGACCGTTAGATACCAATTTGCACTGCGTCACCGGTACGCTGAATGTATTGAACGAATCCCGCAAGGCTGGCGTGAAGCGGGTCGTCTATGCTGCATCGAGCAGTGCCTATGGCGATCAGCCCAATCTGGCGAAGCGCGAATCCGATTTGCCTGCTCCCCTTTCCCCCTACGCGGTCGCGAAACTAGCTGGCGAATATTACTGCCAGGCGTTTTATCACACGTATGGACTGGAAACAGTCGGTCTGCGTTATTTCAACGTATTTGGCCCGCGGCAAGATCCTGATAGCCCCTATTCGGCCGTGATTCCAATCTTTCTGACACTGCTTTTAAGCGGTAAGCAACCGGTCGTCTATGGAGACGGTCAGCAGTCGCGTGACTTCACCTACGTGAAGAACATCGTTAATGCCAACCTGAATGCGATGGCCGCCGAAGATGTCGCTGGCAAGGTCATCAATGTGGCCAATGGCAAGAGTACTTCGCTGCTAACGCTTTTGAAATTGCTCAACCAGAATCTAGGAACGGACGTCCAAGCCAAGCACGATCCGCCCCGCGCTGGTGACGTCCGCGATAGCATGGCCGACAACACGCTGGCCACGAAGCTGTTGAACTACGAGATCGAAGTCGACTTCGAAGAGGGACTTAAGCGTTCGATTGAATATTATCGCGAGTTGGCCCTGCAACGAGCATAA
- a CDS encoding MFS transporter: protein MNSAVVTADKASPAPQIAYGREFWLTYFANMALIVCNSSLFRYFDFVNYLGGDEYHLGLITGVGMGGAVLARFAQGAVIDRLGTRIVWIGSLVLLLSSILGHFFVGDVNGPMIYLLRLAYMVGLAGAFGASITAISLKAPKGRSTELIGVLGSSGFIGLAIGPLIGDIIFAGSATPDAKIQAMFLVALGACVVSIGFTFFATRGDKPRRSIDHPSLIRLIRQYHPGWMLVMSFAMGFGVLFPQIFLRSYAKEIGIEHISSFFLVYAVTAFTCRLLTRKVPERIGVKNAATIGILLLSFSLTLYLLARNPWLLPLPAIVGGVAHALIFPAIIGGGSIAFPKKYRGTGTNLMLVMLDSGGLFGQPLIGLMIAGSRKADLPAYPITFLSVAVLLAIIALLNQRFAKPIVAQEDDPPVLEERSHCVNESL, encoded by the coding sequence ATGAATTCCGCCGTAGTAACGGCCGATAAAGCATCGCCTGCCCCGCAAATTGCTTACGGCCGCGAATTCTGGCTGACCTACTTTGCCAATATGGCGCTGATTGTCTGTAACAGTTCCCTGTTCCGTTACTTCGACTTTGTCAATTATCTCGGTGGTGACGAATACCATCTTGGCCTTATTACCGGAGTCGGCATGGGTGGAGCCGTGCTTGCTCGGTTTGCTCAGGGGGCGGTCATCGACCGATTGGGAACCCGGATAGTTTGGATCGGTTCACTCGTCCTGCTTCTCAGTTCCATCCTGGGACACTTCTTTGTGGGTGACGTGAATGGTCCGATGATTTACCTGCTGCGACTTGCGTACATGGTAGGTCTCGCAGGGGCATTCGGAGCTTCGATCACGGCCATTTCCCTCAAAGCCCCCAAGGGGCGCAGTACTGAACTGATTGGCGTGTTGGGTTCGTCCGGATTTATTGGCTTAGCAATCGGACCTTTGATTGGTGACATTATCTTCGCTGGAAGTGCGACCCCAGATGCCAAGATCCAAGCCATGTTTTTAGTTGCATTGGGTGCCTGTGTCGTGTCGATCGGGTTCACCTTTTTCGCCACTCGCGGCGATAAACCGCGGCGTTCGATCGACCACCCCTCGCTCATTCGCTTGATCCGCCAATATCATCCCGGCTGGATGCTCGTCATGTCTTTTGCGATGGGCTTCGGTGTGCTGTTCCCTCAGATCTTTTTGCGAAGCTACGCCAAAGAAATTGGTATCGAGCATATTAGCTCGTTCTTTCTTGTGTACGCGGTCACAGCGTTTACCTGCCGGTTGCTTACCCGCAAAGTGCCAGAACGCATTGGCGTGAAGAATGCGGCCACGATCGGCATCTTGCTGTTGTCGTTTAGCCTGACGCTTTACCTCTTGGCAAGAAACCCCTGGCTGTTGCCGCTACCGGCGATCGTGGGAGGCGTAGCCCACGCGCTGATTTTCCCGGCGATCATCGGCGGCGGGAGTATCGCGTTTCCGAAGAAGTACCGTGGAACCGGTACGAACTTGATGCTGGTGATGCTCGACTCAGGCGGTTTGTTTGGTCAGCCACTTATCGGACTGATGATCGCTGGCAGCCGCAAAGCAGACCTTCCAGCGTATCCAATTACCTTCTTGAGCGTTGCTGTACTGTTGGCCATCATCGCGTTATTGAATCAACGATTCGCAAAGCCGATTGTTGCCCAGGAAGATGATCCGCCGGTATTGGAAGAGCGTTCTCACTGTGTCAACGAGTCGCTGTAG
- a CDS encoding polyprenol monophosphomannose synthase, whose protein sequence is MSKIADNIESTPHSDLAKGDEHSVKTGRILVAIATYNEIENLPILVERLVDTLPEADLLVIDDGSPDGTGQWCEEHAKMNVRMHCLHRKGKPGLGSAIIAAMQYAIDNNYDVMVNLDADLSHPPEKIPELLEAWRLADSDSTVAIGSRYIHGGGISGWPLKRHFMSRAINMYTRWLLWLPMADCSGSFRAYPVNLLRKIDFDSFLSYGYSFFEEVLYHLKEQGASFVEVPFQFVERQYGSSKINMRKAIVAVWTIFRLGLKAWNPF, encoded by the coding sequence ATGAGCAAAATCGCTGACAATATCGAGTCGACTCCCCATAGCGATCTGGCTAAGGGAGACGAACATTCCGTGAAGACTGGACGCATCCTGGTTGCCATCGCCACATACAACGAGATCGAGAACTTGCCGATCCTTGTGGAACGACTCGTGGACACTTTGCCGGAAGCCGATTTGCTGGTCATCGATGATGGCTCGCCTGACGGAACCGGCCAGTGGTGCGAGGAACATGCCAAGATGAACGTGCGAATGCACTGTCTTCATCGAAAGGGAAAGCCTGGCCTGGGTTCGGCAATCATCGCCGCAATGCAGTATGCCATCGACAATAACTACGATGTTATGGTCAATCTGGATGCTGATCTGAGCCATCCTCCTGAGAAGATCCCCGAACTGCTCGAAGCATGGCGTCTCGCCGATTCCGATAGTACGGTCGCGATTGGCTCGCGATATATCCACGGTGGTGGCATCAGCGGTTGGCCTTTGAAGCGTCATTTCATGAGCCGCGCGATCAACATGTATACGCGGTGGTTATTGTGGTTACCCATGGCCGACTGCAGTGGCAGTTTTCGGGCCTACCCTGTGAACCTTCTACGAAAGATCGACTTCGACTCGTTTCTGAGTTACGGATACTCCTTCTTTGAGGAAGTGCTCTACCATTTGAAAGAGCAAGGAGCATCGTTTGTTGAAGTTCCATTCCAGTTTGTCGAGCGTCAGTACGGTAGCTCCAAGATCAATATGCGGAAGGCGATCGTCGCGGTCTGGACGATCTTCCGCTTGGGATTGAAAGCCTGGAATCCCTTTTAG